The following coding sequences are from one Streptomyces sp. NBC_00536 window:
- a CDS encoding ABC transporter substrate-binding protein, producing the protein MTDWRTASRSRSRTLLTRAVTTATSTVAGACLLTGCGLFPGATGGSGDTITVMTWAPEGTKATNMGGMPAMAKAYERWINAKGGINGHKLRVLTCNEHNTASGAADCARQAITAKAVAVVGSYSQWGRAFMAPLEAEGIPFIGGYGVSAEEFQSTLSYPVNGGQPVLLAGAGHQLGKACDDVALVRPDTLAGDSMPIQLNAGFKAVKPQREAADVRAPEDSANYADQAREALTEAGKGKTADKADKTDKSSKSDTADTGDKGKGCVAAVLGERTETFFDSFRRLDTEAKKPQLSSVLGSVSQSLVDRTGGKESQFEGAYVASWYPVSGDPLWQPMRKVITENAFGDNRVNPDDTGTQTTWIAYTVFTEIVKRLGKDGEVSGRTVARALNHSAGVKTGGLTPDLSWRYQDMRAVGGFPRMANGRVTFQIVQDGRIIAQPGETTMDMTKTLEAAPRSS; encoded by the coding sequence ATGACCGACTGGCGAACCGCATCACGTTCCCGCTCCCGCACGCTCCTGACCAGGGCGGTGACCACGGCGACGAGCACGGTGGCAGGTGCGTGTCTGCTGACCGGCTGTGGACTGTTCCCCGGAGCCACGGGGGGCTCCGGGGACACCATCACCGTCATGACCTGGGCTCCCGAGGGCACGAAGGCCACCAACATGGGCGGCATGCCCGCGATGGCCAAGGCCTACGAGCGCTGGATCAACGCCAAGGGCGGCATCAACGGCCACAAGCTCCGCGTCCTGACCTGCAACGAGCACAACACCGCGAGCGGCGCCGCCGACTGCGCCCGGCAGGCGATCACCGCCAAGGCCGTGGCCGTCGTGGGCTCGTACAGCCAGTGGGGGCGCGCCTTCATGGCCCCGCTCGAAGCCGAGGGCATCCCCTTCATCGGCGGCTACGGCGTCTCCGCCGAGGAGTTCCAGAGCACCCTGTCCTACCCCGTCAACGGCGGCCAGCCCGTGCTGCTCGCCGGAGCCGGGCACCAGCTGGGCAAGGCCTGCGACGACGTGGCGCTCGTACGGCCCGACACCCTCGCGGGCGACTCCATGCCCATCCAGCTCAACGCCGGGTTCAAGGCCGTCAAGCCGCAGCGCGAGGCCGCCGACGTCCGGGCGCCCGAGGACTCCGCGAACTACGCCGACCAAGCCCGCGAAGCCCTCACCGAGGCGGGCAAGGGCAAGACCGCCGACAAGGCCGACAAGACCGACAAGAGCAGTAAGAGCGATACGGCCGACACCGGGGACAAGGGCAAGGGGTGCGTGGCCGCCGTCCTCGGCGAGCGCACCGAGACCTTCTTCGACTCCTTCCGCCGCCTCGACACCGAGGCGAAGAAGCCGCAGCTCTCCTCCGTCCTCGGCAGCGTCAGCCAGTCCCTGGTGGACCGCACCGGCGGCAAGGAGAGCCAGTTCGAGGGCGCGTACGTCGCCAGCTGGTACCCGGTGTCCGGCGACCCGCTGTGGCAGCCGATGCGCAAGGTCATCACCGAGAACGCCTTCGGCGACAACCGGGTCAACCCGGACGACACCGGCACCCAGACCACCTGGATCGCGTACACCGTCTTCACCGAGATCGTGAAGCGCCTCGGCAAGGACGGGGAGGTCAGCGGGCGCACGGTCGCCCGCGCCCTCAACCACTCGGCGGGCGTCAAGACCGGCGGCCTCACCCCCGACCTGAGCTGGCGCTACCAGGACATGCGCGCGGTCGGCGGCTTCCCCCGGATGGCGAACGGGCGCGTCACCTTCCAGATCGTCCAGGACGGCCGGATCATCGCGCAGCCCGGCGAGACCACCATGGACATGACCAAGACCCTGGAGGCGGCCCCCCGCTCCAGCTGA
- a CDS encoding SCO4402 family protein, with protein sequence MGGMPLNDMPWWRWRTNVRSALHMLSDPAFQEDTWLAGLDGYGDVTDAVYRLVEDTWLDNWSAEKYVGTIFRDSQEAALVDLAVLRVLRILHQVGPDAPVSVYLEHHAWPEAVRAAREAHVRLAVADGDDPDARPRSLEVLRILTRAA encoded by the coding sequence ATGGGCGGCATGCCCCTCAACGACATGCCGTGGTGGCGCTGGCGCACCAACGTGCGCTCGGCGCTGCACATGCTCTCCGACCCGGCCTTCCAGGAGGACACCTGGCTTGCCGGACTCGACGGCTACGGAGACGTCACCGACGCCGTCTACCGGCTCGTCGAGGACACCTGGCTCGACAACTGGTCCGCGGAGAAGTACGTCGGCACGATCTTCCGCGACTCCCAGGAGGCGGCCCTCGTGGACCTCGCCGTCCTGCGGGTGCTGCGGATCCTGCACCAGGTCGGGCCGGACGCCCCCGTCTCCGTCTACCTGGAGCACCACGCCTGGCCCGAGGCGGTCCGTGCCGCGCGCGAGGCGCACGTACGGCTGGCGGTGGCCGACGGGGACGATCCCGACGCCCGGCCGCGCTCCCTGGAAGTGCTGAGGATCCTCACACGGGCGGCGTGA
- the purU gene encoding formyltetrahydrofolate deformylase — MSEDPQANEPQQYILTLSCPDKQGIVHAVSSYLFMTGCNIEDSQQFGDHDTGLFFMRVHFSATPPVTVDKLRASFAAIGDSFRMDWQIHRADERMRIVLMVSKFGHCLNDLLFRSRIGALPVEIAAVVSNHTDFAELVGSYGVPFVHIPVTKDTKAAAEAELLELVRAENVELVVLARYMQVLSDTLCKELSGRIINIHHSFLPSFKGAKPYHQAHARGVKLIGATAHYVTADLDEGPIIEQEVERVGHGVTPEELVAVGRDVECQALARAVKWHSERRVLLNGTRTVVFA, encoded by the coding sequence ATGAGCGAAGACCCGCAGGCGAATGAGCCCCAGCAGTACATCCTCACCCTGTCCTGTCCCGATAAGCAGGGCATTGTGCACGCCGTGTCCAGTTATCTGTTCATGACCGGGTGCAACATCGAGGACAGCCAGCAGTTCGGCGACCACGACACGGGCCTCTTCTTCATGCGGGTCCACTTCTCGGCGACGCCGCCGGTCACGGTTGACAAACTGCGGGCCAGTTTCGCGGCCATCGGCGACTCCTTCCGGATGGACTGGCAGATCCACCGCGCGGACGAGCGGATGCGGATCGTGCTGATGGTGTCGAAGTTCGGGCACTGCCTGAACGACCTGCTGTTCCGCTCGCGGATCGGGGCGCTGCCGGTCGAGATCGCGGCCGTGGTCTCCAACCACACCGACTTCGCCGAGCTGGTCGGCTCGTACGGCGTGCCGTTCGTGCACATTCCGGTCACCAAGGACACGAAGGCGGCGGCCGAGGCCGAGCTGCTGGAACTGGTGCGGGCGGAGAACGTCGAGCTGGTCGTCCTGGCGCGGTACATGCAGGTGCTGTCCGACACCCTGTGCAAGGAGCTGAGCGGGCGGATCATCAACATCCACCACTCGTTCCTGCCGAGCTTCAAGGGCGCGAAGCCGTACCACCAGGCGCACGCGCGGGGCGTGAAGCTGATCGGTGCCACCGCGCACTACGTGACGGCCGACCTGGACGAGGGCCCGATCATCGAGCAGGAGGTCGAGCGGGTCGGTCACGGGGTGACGCCGGAAGAGCTGGTGGCGGTCGGGCGGGACGTCGAGTGCCAGGCGCTCGCGCGGGCGGTCAAATGGCACAGCGAACGCCGCGTCCTCCTGAACGGCACCCGCACCGTCGTCTTCGCCTGA
- a CDS encoding zf-HC2 domain-containing protein, giving the protein MNGPAESPDDEYEGRGERAGGGTWIPGPRGAADDWEHLPAVASLPPVAAEPPESVPTEPVRAESVPPPPVAAPSPPPTHAVLKSLLGAWALAACSPEETQAVEDHLTECAPCADEALRLRDAVGLLRPEETLDLKPLLRSRVLEDCLGKRPARIPVPVWATPYDTETARLDALLRDFGDAEWHTPVRLKWYEDEGRQSRRTTVAGVIGHLLTVDGLIATALGLDDPLGPDAPPGPVGRTEHFWNSSPHPVTRQVREPWREQGHTLVRTVSFAGHGVAELAVDYGDFALPLGDAFLERAFECWVHAWDIAEAVDYPYDPPSGPHLHRMIDLAARLLPGALADRRRSGLAAPPRRLVAAGTPGRTLHLEIEGAGGGGWDIALDSPAAATSAEHTVAEIALDGVEFCQLAAGHISPDDAAAGQHGDREAIRDVLTAAASLSRL; this is encoded by the coding sequence ATGAACGGCCCCGCCGAGTCGCCCGATGACGAGTACGAAGGCCGTGGCGAGCGCGCCGGCGGCGGTACGTGGATACCGGGGCCGCGCGGAGCCGCCGACGACTGGGAGCACCTGCCGGCGGTGGCCTCCCTCCCGCCGGTGGCCGCCGAGCCGCCCGAGTCCGTACCGACCGAGCCCGTACGGGCCGAGTCCGTACCGCCTCCGCCGGTCGCCGCTCCCTCGCCGCCGCCCACGCACGCCGTGCTGAAGTCCCTGCTCGGCGCGTGGGCGCTGGCCGCGTGCTCGCCGGAGGAGACCCAGGCCGTCGAGGACCACCTCACCGAATGCGCGCCCTGTGCCGACGAGGCGCTGCGGCTGCGCGACGCGGTCGGCCTGCTGCGCCCCGAGGAGACCCTCGACCTGAAACCGCTGCTGCGGTCCCGGGTGCTGGAGGACTGCCTGGGCAAACGGCCCGCCCGGATCCCGGTTCCGGTGTGGGCGACTCCGTACGACACCGAGACCGCGCGGCTCGACGCGCTGCTCCGGGACTTCGGCGACGCGGAATGGCACACGCCGGTCCGGCTGAAGTGGTACGAGGACGAGGGCAGGCAGTCCCGGCGGACCACGGTGGCCGGGGTGATCGGGCACCTGCTGACGGTCGACGGGCTGATCGCGACGGCCCTCGGGCTGGACGACCCGCTCGGCCCGGACGCGCCGCCCGGACCGGTCGGGCGCACCGAGCACTTCTGGAACTCCTCGCCGCACCCGGTCACCCGCCAGGTCCGCGAACCGTGGCGGGAGCAGGGCCACACGCTGGTGCGGACCGTGTCGTTCGCGGGGCACGGGGTCGCCGAGCTGGCCGTGGACTACGGGGACTTCGCGCTGCCGCTCGGGGACGCGTTCCTGGAGCGGGCCTTCGAGTGCTGGGTGCACGCGTGGGACATCGCGGAGGCGGTGGACTACCCGTACGACCCGCCGTCCGGGCCGCACCTGCACCGCATGATCGACCTGGCCGCGCGGCTGCTCCCGGGGGCGCTGGCGGACCGCCGCCGGTCGGGGCTGGCGGCCCCGCCGCGCCGCCTGGTCGCGGCCGGAACCCCCGGGCGCACGCTGCACCTGGAGATCGAGGGCGCGGGCGGGGGCGGCTGGGACATCGCCCTGGACTCACCGGCGGCGGCGACCTCCGCGGAGCACACGGTGGCGGAGATCGCGCTGGACGGCGTCGAATTCTGCCAGTTGGCCGCGGGGCACATCTCCCCGGACGACGCGGCCGCCGGCCAGCACGGCGACCGCGAAGCCATCCGAGACGTCCTCACCGCCGCCGCCTCCCTAAGCCGCCTCTAG
- a CDS encoding sigma-70 family RNA polymerase sigma factor — translation MAKDAPPRWDRRMQQRLARGEAAALGELYDRFASLVHSLAHRVLRDEKAADRITREVFGYIWENPDAYDPKQGSMRSWVARITQGQAVARLRQAELGRGSREELEQKVRSANAAARADYIVTSMPAPLRAALELAYFKRRDYRQAAADLQISEDEARRRLRLGLQLLSTANHLPQEDLSPPGYGSSR, via the coding sequence ATGGCGAAGGACGCACCACCCCGCTGGGACCGCAGGATGCAACAGCGGCTCGCGCGCGGCGAGGCCGCCGCGCTCGGAGAGCTGTACGACCGCTTCGCGTCACTCGTCCACAGCCTCGCGCACCGCGTCCTGCGCGACGAGAAGGCCGCCGACCGCATCACCCGCGAAGTGTTCGGCTACATCTGGGAGAACCCCGACGCCTACGACCCCAAACAGGGCTCCATGCGGTCCTGGGTCGCCCGGATCACCCAGGGACAGGCCGTGGCGCGCCTGCGCCAGGCCGAACTGGGCCGCGGCTCCCGCGAGGAGCTGGAGCAGAAGGTCCGCAGCGCCAACGCCGCCGCCCGCGCCGACTACATCGTCACCTCCATGCCCGCCCCGCTGCGGGCCGCCCTCGAACTGGCCTACTTCAAACGGCGCGACTACCGCCAGGCCGCCGCCGACCTGCAGATCAGCGAGGACGAGGCGCGCCGCAGGCTGCGGCTCGGCCTGCAGCTCCTGTCGACCGCCAACCACCTGCCGCAGGAAGACCTCTCCCCGCCCGGATACGGAAGCAGCCGATGA
- a CDS encoding EF-hand domain-containing protein yields MDSAEYERKIAARFATFDQDGNGYIDREDFSAAAKAVLAEFGTTARSDKGQAVFNGAEAFWQGMAGIADVDGDQRVTREEFITGAAKRLRDNPRRFAEIARPFLHAVIAVAADGDDEGGAGTSPAAAARVLRVLGTAPELAATVAAALDTDGDGRISEDEVLAAFAGYCGVAAPDA; encoded by the coding sequence ATGGACAGCGCAGAGTACGAGCGCAAGATCGCCGCCCGATTCGCCACCTTCGACCAGGACGGCAACGGCTATATCGACCGCGAGGACTTCAGCGCGGCCGCGAAGGCCGTACTGGCCGAATTCGGTACCACGGCCCGCTCGGACAAGGGCCAGGCCGTCTTCAACGGCGCCGAGGCCTTCTGGCAGGGCATGGCCGGGATCGCCGACGTGGACGGTGACCAGCGGGTGACCCGCGAGGAGTTCATCACCGGCGCGGCCAAACGACTTCGGGACAATCCACGGCGCTTCGCCGAGATCGCCCGTCCCTTCCTGCACGCGGTGATCGCGGTGGCGGCGGATGGGGACGACGAAGGCGGGGCGGGGACCAGCCCGGCCGCCGCGGCGCGGGTGCTGCGGGTCCTCGGTACCGCCCCGGAGCTGGCCGCGACCGTGGCGGCGGCGCTGGACACGGACGGCGACGGCCGGATCTCCGAGGACGAGGTCCTCGCCGCCTTCGCGGGGTACTGCGGAGTGGCGGCCCCGGACGCGTGA
- a CDS encoding aldo/keto reductase, protein MTSNTTPKAADVTSDVTLEVPPTAAASGTWTLGDLEVNRIGFGTMRLPQSGEALTPDAVPRDRGQAIAVLRRAVELGVNHFDTAAFYFSPLLSANELINRALAPYADDIVVVTKVGPGRDPSGEWTDHAGPGQLRGQVEENLRQLGRDHLDVVNLRIVGDAPIAERFGVLADLREAGLIRHLGLSNVRPHHLAEARAIAPVVCVQNAHGIGGSPEQAEFLRACGEQGVAFVPFYAIAGSGRTAGAGGGGENGYKGDESADDAVRAVARAHGVSAAQVRLAWTLHQGPHVLAIPGTGDPGHLAENVAAGALSLSAEDLAALDAVGHAAA, encoded by the coding sequence ATGACCTCGAACACGACCCCGAAAGCGGCAGACGTGACCTCAGACGTGACCTTGGAAGTACCCCCCACCGCGGCGGCATCCGGCACCTGGACGCTCGGTGACCTGGAGGTCAACCGGATCGGCTTCGGCACGATGCGGCTGCCGCAGTCCGGCGAGGCGCTGACCCCCGACGCCGTGCCGCGCGACCGCGGCCAGGCGATCGCCGTGCTGCGCCGGGCGGTCGAGCTGGGCGTGAACCACTTCGACACCGCCGCGTTCTACTTCTCGCCGCTGCTGTCGGCCAACGAACTGATCAACCGGGCGCTGGCGCCGTACGCCGACGACATCGTCGTCGTCACCAAGGTCGGGCCGGGCCGGGACCCCTCCGGCGAGTGGACCGACCACGCCGGGCCCGGGCAGCTGCGCGGCCAGGTGGAGGAGAACCTGCGCCAGCTCGGCCGGGACCACCTGGACGTGGTGAACCTGCGCATCGTGGGCGACGCTCCGATCGCCGAGCGGTTCGGGGTGCTGGCCGATCTGCGCGAGGCGGGGCTCATCCGGCACCTGGGGCTGTCCAACGTCCGCCCCCACCACCTCGCCGAGGCCCGCGCCATCGCACCGGTGGTCTGCGTACAGAACGCGCACGGCATAGGCGGCTCGCCCGAGCAGGCGGAGTTCCTGCGGGCCTGCGGCGAGCAGGGCGTCGCCTTCGTGCCGTTCTACGCGATCGCGGGCAGCGGGCGTACGGCGGGCGCGGGCGGTGGCGGCGAGAACGGCTACAAGGGCGACGAGAGCGCCGATGACGCGGTGCGGGCCGTCGCGCGCGCCCACGGGGTGAGCGCGGCGCAGGTCCGGCTGGCGTGGACCCTGCACCAGGGCCCGCACGTGCTGGCCATCCCCGGCACCGGCGACCCGGGCCACCTCGCGGAGAACGTGGCCGCCGGAGCGCTCAGCCTGTCCGCGGAGGACCTGGCGGCCCTGGACGCCGTCGGGCACGCGGCGGCGTAA
- a CDS encoding AMP-binding protein, producing the protein MTDDTARDTATDTARELERSATLWELIARRAALTPDAPVLIEAAEHPADDRSLTFGALRDRAERVAAGLHGMGVRPGTVVAWQLPTRIETVLLSVALARIGAVQSPVIPFYRDREVGFALRESKAEFFAVPGVWRGHDHTAMAERLGARGVFEAYEDLPDGDPAVLPPPPASGTDVRWIYWTSGTTSDPKGVLHTDRSLIAGGSCLAHALRLGPADIGSMAFPFAHIAGPDYTVMLLLYGFPAVLFEKFAMPDALAGYRRHGVTIAGGSTAFYSMFLTEQRKAPGVPLIPTLRLLAGGGAPKPPEIYHAVVRELGCQLTHGYGMTEVPMITMGSPQDTAENLATTEGRPPAGMSLRITTPDGAPLPAGTDGEVRLRGEAVCQGYLNRDQSAEVFDADGYLITGDLGHLTPDGHLVLTGRSKDVIIRKGENISAKEIEDLMHRLPGIGDVAVIGLPDPERGERVCAVVEVASRPDGEQGAGAAPLTLAEVTSYLRAQGLATHKLPEQLELVDALPRNDALRKVLKYKLRERYA; encoded by the coding sequence ATGACGGACGACACCGCGAGGGACACCGCGACGGACACCGCGCGGGAACTGGAGCGCTCCGCCACCCTCTGGGAGCTGATCGCCCGCCGCGCCGCCCTCACCCCGGACGCCCCCGTGCTCATCGAGGCCGCCGAGCACCCCGCCGACGACCGGAGCCTGACCTTCGGCGCCCTGCGCGACCGCGCCGAACGCGTCGCCGCGGGCCTCCACGGCATGGGCGTGCGCCCCGGCACCGTCGTCGCCTGGCAGCTGCCCACCCGCATCGAGACCGTCCTGCTCTCGGTCGCCCTCGCCCGGATCGGCGCCGTCCAGTCCCCCGTCATCCCCTTCTACCGCGACCGCGAGGTCGGCTTCGCGCTGCGCGAGTCCAAGGCCGAGTTCTTCGCCGTCCCCGGTGTCTGGCGCGGCCACGACCACACCGCGATGGCCGAGCGGCTCGGCGCCCGGGGCGTGTTCGAGGCGTACGAGGACCTCCCCGACGGAGACCCGGCCGTCCTGCCCCCGCCGCCCGCCTCCGGCACCGACGTCCGGTGGATCTACTGGACCTCCGGCACCACCTCCGACCCCAAGGGCGTCCTGCACACCGACCGCTCCCTGATCGCGGGCGGCTCCTGCCTCGCCCACGCCCTGCGCCTGGGCCCCGCCGACATCGGCTCGATGGCCTTCCCCTTCGCCCACATCGCGGGGCCCGACTACACCGTGATGCTGCTGCTGTACGGGTTCCCCGCGGTGCTCTTCGAGAAGTTCGCGATGCCGGACGCGCTGGCCGGGTACCGGCGCCACGGGGTCACCATCGCGGGCGGCTCCACCGCCTTCTACTCGATGTTCCTGACCGAGCAGCGCAAGGCCCCCGGCGTCCCGCTGATCCCGACCCTGCGCCTGCTGGCGGGCGGCGGCGCGCCCAAGCCGCCGGAGATCTACCACGCGGTCGTCCGCGAACTGGGCTGCCAGCTGACCCACGGCTACGGCATGACGGAGGTCCCCATGATCACCATGGGGTCACCGCAGGACACCGCCGAGAACCTCGCCACCACCGAAGGCCGGCCGCCCGCGGGCATGTCCCTCCGCATCACCACCCCGGACGGCGCCCCGCTGCCCGCCGGCACCGACGGCGAGGTCCGGCTGCGCGGCGAGGCCGTCTGCCAGGGCTACCTGAACCGCGACCAGTCCGCCGAGGTCTTCGACGCCGACGGCTACCTGATCACCGGCGACCTCGGCCACCTCACCCCGGACGGCCACCTCGTCCTGACCGGCCGCAGCAAGGACGTCATCATCCGCAAGGGCGAGAACATCTCCGCGAAGGAGATCGAGGACCTCATGCACCGCCTCCCGGGCATCGGCGACGTGGCCGTCATCGGCCTCCCCGACCCGGAGCGCGGCGAACGCGTCTGCGCAGTCGTCGAGGTCGCAAGCCGCCCGGACGGCGAACAGGGCGCGGGCGCCGCGCCGTTGACGCTGGCCGAGGTGACCTCGTACCTGCGGGCGCAGGGTCTGGCGACCCACAAGCTCCCCGAACAGCTGGAGCTGGTGGACGCCCTCCCCCGCAACGACGCCCTGCGCAAGGTCCTCAAGTACAAGCTGCGCGAGCGCTACGCGTAG
- a CDS encoding amidohydrolase family protein, translating into MELPRIISVDDHVIEPPHLFDTWLPAKYRDRGPKALTAGIGELAYTGGKYVITMDPDGPPTDWWIYEDLKFPYKRNIAAVGFDRDDMTLEGITRAEMRRGCWDPKARLLDMDLNHVEASLCFPTFPRFCGQTFAEAHDKEVALACVRAYNDWMVEEWCGDSGGRLIPLCIIPLWDIGLAVAEIRRNAARGVRAVTFSEIPTHLGLPSIHSGYWDPFFAVCQETGTVVNMHIGSSSQMPAASPDAPPAVQASLSFNNAMASMMDFLFSGVLVKFPTLKLAYSEGQMGWIPYALERADDVWQEHRAWGGVRDLIPEPPSTYYYRQMFCCFFRDKHGIASLDVVGRDNATFETDYPHVDSTFPHTKEVALDHVKGLDEETVYKLMRGNAIRMLGLDFDRDRGRDRRPAGR; encoded by the coding sequence ATGGAACTGCCCCGGATCATCAGCGTCGACGACCACGTGATCGAACCCCCGCACCTCTTCGACACCTGGCTCCCGGCCAAATACCGCGACCGCGGCCCCAAGGCGCTCACCGCCGGAATCGGCGAACTCGCCTACACCGGCGGCAAGTACGTGATCACCATGGACCCCGACGGCCCGCCCACCGACTGGTGGATCTACGAGGACCTCAAGTTCCCGTACAAGCGCAACATCGCCGCCGTCGGCTTCGACCGCGACGACATGACCCTCGAAGGCATCACCCGCGCCGAGATGCGCCGCGGCTGCTGGGACCCCAAGGCACGGCTCCTCGACATGGACCTCAACCACGTCGAGGCCTCGCTGTGCTTCCCGACCTTCCCCCGGTTCTGCGGGCAGACCTTCGCCGAGGCCCACGACAAGGAAGTGGCCCTGGCCTGCGTGCGTGCGTACAACGACTGGATGGTCGAGGAGTGGTGCGGCGACAGCGGCGGCCGGCTGATCCCGCTCTGCATCATCCCGCTGTGGGACATCGGCCTCGCGGTCGCGGAGATCCGCCGCAACGCCGCCCGCGGCGTGCGCGCCGTGACCTTCTCCGAGATCCCCACCCACCTCGGCCTGCCGTCCATCCACTCCGGCTACTGGGACCCCTTCTTCGCCGTCTGCCAGGAGACGGGCACGGTGGTCAACATGCACATCGGGTCCAGCTCCCAGATGCCCGCCGCCTCCCCCGACGCGCCGCCCGCCGTCCAGGCCTCGCTCAGCTTCAACAACGCGATGGCCTCGATGATGGACTTCCTCTTCAGCGGGGTCCTGGTGAAGTTCCCGACCCTCAAACTCGCCTACAGCGAGGGCCAGATGGGCTGGATCCCCTACGCCCTGGAGCGCGCCGACGACGTCTGGCAGGAGCACCGTGCCTGGGGCGGGGTCCGCGACCTGATCCCCGAACCGCCCTCCACCTACTACTACCGGCAGATGTTCTGCTGCTTCTTCCGCGACAAGCACGGCATCGCCTCGCTCGATGTCGTCGGCCGCGACAACGCCACCTTCGAGACGGACTACCCGCACGTCGACTCGACCTTCCCGCACACCAAGGAGGTCGCCCTCGACCACGTCAAGGGACTGGACGAGGAGACCGTCTACAAACTGATGCGCGGCAACGCCATCCGGATGCTCGGCCTCGACTTCGACCGCGACCGGGGACGCGACCGGCGCCCGGCGGGACGGTAA